The following proteins come from a genomic window of Pirellulales bacterium:
- a CDS encoding NAD(P)H-hydrate dehydratase yields MNDPRSTKDASSTLPRLAKRSADSNKGDYGRVLLIGGSRGMAGAAGLAGTAAARSGAGLVRLAVADSCLDTIAAYEPSLMTSPLACDAEGRIAGAARARLTELTKPSAATVVACGPGLSRSSDLDELVAWLYTTVEQPAVFDADALNALAAQPDVLRRPGGPRVLTPHPGEFARLVQAPKIAERSVQELQAIEFAQEIHAVVVLKGHRTLVTDGRQSVHNKTGNPGMATGGSGDVLTGIITALLGQKLSPFDAARLGVHVHGLAGDLAAAELGEVSLIASDLIRFLPAAFREVSD; encoded by the coding sequence ATGAACGACCCGCGCTCGACCAAGGATGCGTCCTCAACTTTGCCACGACTGGCGAAGCGGTCGGCCGATAGCAACAAAGGTGATTACGGCCGCGTGCTGTTGATCGGCGGCTCGCGCGGCATGGCGGGCGCCGCGGGGCTCGCCGGTACGGCAGCCGCACGCAGTGGCGCGGGCCTGGTGCGGCTGGCGGTCGCTGACTCTTGCCTCGATACGATCGCGGCTTATGAGCCGTCGCTGATGACGTCCCCCTTGGCGTGCGACGCCGAAGGGCGCATTGCCGGTGCGGCGCGCGCCAGGCTTACGGAACTGACAAAGCCCTCGGCCGCGACCGTCGTGGCATGCGGGCCGGGCTTGTCGCGTTCGTCCGACCTCGACGAGCTGGTGGCATGGCTCTATACGACGGTCGAGCAGCCGGCCGTATTCGATGCCGACGCCTTGAATGCGCTCGCGGCCCAACCGGATGTGTTACGTCGCCCCGGCGGCCCGCGCGTGCTGACGCCTCATCCAGGTGAGTTTGCCCGGCTGGTGCAAGCGCCGAAGATTGCCGAACGCAGCGTGCAAGAGTTGCAAGCCATCGAGTTCGCGCAAGAGATTCACGCCGTCGTTGTCCTGAAGGGGCATCGCACGCTGGTAACCGACGGACGGCAGAGCGTTCACAACAAGACCGGCAATCCCGGCATGGCCACCGGCGGCAGTGGCGACGTGCTGACCGGCATCATCACGGCGCTGCTCGGGCAAAAGCTGAGCCCGTTTGACGCGGCCCGACTGGGCGTACACGTACACGGCCTGGCCGGCGACCTGGCCGCGGCCGAGTTGGGCGAAGTATCACTGATCGCAAGTGACCTTATTCGCTTCCTGCCGGCGGCGTTTCGAGAAGTGTCTGATTGA
- a CDS encoding Uma2 family endonuclease, with translation MQKTATMITPADNGRRMTLAEFENADTQNGALYELGRGIIVMMNVPGLKHFAQVNVIRRQLAVYEIANPSAIYGIASGSDCKLLIASLESERHPDIAVYKTPPPSGPNHWLRWIPELVIEVVSPRGEERDYVEKREEYLRAGVQEYWIFDAERREFMVLTREGDQWAERRIRPPEKYASTALPGLEVDCAAVFTAADSVGP, from the coding sequence ATGCAAAAGACGGCCACGATGATCACTCCGGCCGACAACGGACGGCGCATGACGCTAGCCGAGTTCGAAAATGCCGACACCCAGAACGGCGCGCTCTACGAATTGGGCCGGGGAATCATTGTCATGATGAACGTGCCGGGGTTGAAGCATTTCGCCCAAGTCAACGTCATTCGCCGGCAGTTGGCCGTGTACGAAATTGCCAATCCAAGCGCCATCTACGGCATCGCCTCGGGAAGCGATTGCAAGCTACTGATCGCATCACTCGAATCCGAGCGGCATCCCGACATTGCGGTTTACAAAACGCCACCGCCCAGCGGCCCCAATCACTGGTTGCGTTGGATTCCGGAACTCGTGATCGAAGTCGTATCGCCGCGCGGCGAAGAGCGCGACTACGTCGAGAAGCGCGAAGAATATTTGCGAGCCGGCGTTCAAGAGTATTGGATTTTCGACGCCGAACGTCGGGAGTTCATGGTCCTCACGCGCGAAGGCGATCAATGGGCAGAACGGCGAATTCGTCCGCCAGAGAAGTATGCCTCGACCGCGCTGCCTGGCCTCGAGGTTGATTGTGCCGCCGTGTTTACTGCGGCGGATTCCGTCGGT